A genomic stretch from Capricornis sumatraensis isolate serow.1 chromosome 4, serow.2, whole genome shotgun sequence includes:
- the PTGES3 gene encoding prostaglandin E synthase 3 isoform X2: protein MQPASAKWYDRRDYVFIEFCVEDSKDVNVNFEKSKLTFSCLGGSDNFKHLNEIDLFHCIDPNDSKHKRTDRSILCCLRKGESGQSWPRLTKERAKLNWLSVDFNNWKDWEDDSDEDMSNFDRFSEDSQDSDDEKMPDLE from the exons AT GCAACCTGCTTCTGCAAAGTGGTACGATCGGAGGGACTATGTCTTCATTGAGTTTTGTGTTGAAGACAGTAAAGATGTTaatgtaaattttgaaaaatcaaaacttACATTCAG ttgtctTGGAGGAAGtgataattttaaacatttaaatgaaattgatctttttcactgtattgatcCAAAT gatTCCAAGCATAAAAGAACGGACAGATCAATTTTATGTTGTTTACGAAAAGGAGAATCTGGCCAGTCATGGCCAAGGTTAACGAAAGAAAGGGCAAAG CTTAATTGGCTTAGTGTGGACTTTAATAATTGGAAAGACTGGGAAGATGATTCTGACGAGGACATGTCTAATTTTGATCGTTTCTCTGAG GATTCACAAGACAGTGATGATGAAA AAATGCCAGATCTGGAGTAA
- the PTGES3 gene encoding prostaglandin E synthase 3 isoform X1: MQPASAKWYDRRDYVFIEFCVEDSKDVNVNFEKSKLTFSCLGGSDNFKHLNEIDLFHCIDPNDSKHKRTDRSILCCLRKGESGQSWPRLTKERAKLNWLSVDFNNWKDWEDDSDEDMSNFDRFSEMMNNMGGDEDVDLPEVDGADDDSQDSDDEKMPDLE; encoded by the exons AT GCAACCTGCTTCTGCAAAGTGGTACGATCGGAGGGACTATGTCTTCATTGAGTTTTGTGTTGAAGACAGTAAAGATGTTaatgtaaattttgaaaaatcaaaacttACATTCAG ttgtctTGGAGGAAGtgataattttaaacatttaaatgaaattgatctttttcactgtattgatcCAAAT gatTCCAAGCATAAAAGAACGGACAGATCAATTTTATGTTGTTTACGAAAAGGAGAATCTGGCCAGTCATGGCCAAGGTTAACGAAAGAAAGGGCAAAG CTTAATTGGCTTAGTGTGGACTTTAATAATTGGAAAGACTGGGAAGATGATTCTGACGAGGACATGTCTAATTTTGATCGTTTCTCTGAG ATGATGAACAACATGGGTGGTGATGAGGATGTAGATTTACCAGAAGTAGATGGAGCAGATGAT GATTCACAAGACAGTGATGATGAAA AAATGCCAGATCTGGAGTAA